A part of Miscanthus floridulus cultivar M001 chromosome 6, ASM1932011v1, whole genome shotgun sequence genomic DNA contains:
- the LOC136459289 gene encoding pathogenesis-related 5 protein Cup a 3-like codes for MASSLAKSSSSVLLLAVVALFAASAADAATINVINRCKDTLWPAALPGGGARLDPGKTWTVQIPAGTAHARMWARTGCTFDGSGRGTCQTGDCGGALACTVSGRTPATLAEYTLNNNGPDYIDISLVDGFNVPMSFQCGGKGPSCKADVNAQCPAALKVPGGCASACEKLGGDTYCCRGPYTDKCPPTDYSRFFKRLCPDAYSYAKDDQTSTFTCPRGSNYDIVLCP; via the coding sequence ATGGCGTCGTCTCTGGCCAAGTCATCGTCCTCCGTTctcctcctcgccgtcgtcgcCCTCTTCGCCGCCTCCGCCGCAGACGCGGCCACCATCAACGTCATCAACCGCTGCAAGGACACGCTGTGGCCAGCGGCGctccccggcggcggcgcgcggctggACCCGGGCAAGACGTGGACCGTGCAGATCCCCGCGGGCACGGCGCACGCGCGGATGTGGGCGCGCACGGGGTGCACCTTCGACGGCAGCGGGCGCGGGACGTGCCAGACGGGGGACTGCGGCGGCGCGCTGGCGTGCACCGTGTCCGGAAGAACCCCCGCGACGCTGGCCGAGTACACGCTGAACAACAACGGGCCGGACTACATCGACATCTCCCTGGTGGACGGCTTCAACGTGCCCATGTCCTTCCAGTGCGGCGGCAAGGGGCCGAGCTGCAAGGCCGACGTCAACGCCCAGTGCCCCGCCGCGCTGAAGGTGCCCGGCGGCTGCGCCAGCGCGTGCGAGAAGCTCGGCGGCGACACCTACTGCTGCCGGGGCCCGTACACGGACAAGTGCCCGCCCACGGACTACTCCAGGTTCTTCAAGAGGCTGTGCCCGGACGCCTACAGCTACGCCAAGGACGACCAGACCAGCACCTTCACCTGCCCACGGGGCTCCAACTATGATATCGTGCTCTGCCCATGA